Proteins encoded in a region of the Candidatus Providencia siddallii genome:
- a CDS encoding amino acid permease produces MEKPQEGLQRGLESRHIELIALGGTIGVGLFLGSSSTLKWAGPSVLLAYIIAGIFVFFIMRSMGEMLFVEPVTGSFASFGYKYLSPFFGCLTAWGYWFMWVSVGISEITAIGVYVGYWFSDVPQWVFAIIAVGLVSFANLVAVRLYGEFEFWFSIIKVITIIAMILIGFGLIFFGIGNNFEPIGFTNLTKNSIFFAGGWKGFLFALCIVVASYQGVELVGITAGEAKNPQVTLKKAISNVLWRILIFYVGATFVVVMLFPWNNLGYEGSPFVLTFSKVGIVSAASVINFVVLTAALSGCNSGMYSGGRMLYVLAQNKQLPSWLLKLTNNGVPARSIFFTILFLIIGSSLNYIIPNSEKVFVYVYSASVLPGMVPWLVLLTSQIRFRKYNKEKLVNHNFKSILFPWVNYITLFFLVCVLIGMLINQDTRLSLIIGALFLLVVSIIYFLVNKLNRIQIK; encoded by the coding sequence ATGGAAAAACCACAAGAAGGTCTTCAACGAGGATTGGAATCTCGCCATATAGAATTAATTGCACTTGGTGGAACAATTGGAGTTGGTTTATTTTTAGGATCATCTAGTACTTTAAAATGGGCTGGTCCATCAGTGCTGTTAGCATATATTATAGCTGGTATTTTTGTTTTTTTTATTATGCGTTCTATGGGTGAAATGTTATTTGTTGAACCTGTTACAGGTTCTTTTGCTTCTTTTGGTTATAAGTATCTTAGCCCGTTTTTTGGTTGTTTAACAGCTTGGGGTTATTGGTTTATGTGGGTCTCTGTTGGTATATCAGAGATTACAGCAATTGGTGTTTATGTAGGATATTGGTTTTCTGATGTACCTCAATGGGTATTTGCTATAATTGCAGTAGGATTAGTTTCTTTTGCTAATTTAGTTGCTGTTAGATTATATGGTGAATTTGAATTTTGGTTTTCAATAATTAAGGTTATTACAATTATAGCAATGATTTTAATTGGTTTTGGTCTTATTTTTTTTGGTATAGGAAATAATTTTGAACCTATAGGATTTACAAATTTAACTAAAAATAGTATTTTTTTTGCTGGCGGATGGAAGGGTTTTTTATTTGCATTATGTATTGTTGTTGCATCTTATCAAGGAGTTGAATTGGTAGGGATTACAGCTGGTGAAGCTAAAAATCCACAAGTAACATTAAAAAAAGCTATTAGTAATGTTTTATGGAGAATTTTAATTTTTTATGTTGGAGCTACTTTTGTTGTTGTAATGTTATTTCCTTGGAATAATCTTGGATATGAAGGTAGTCCGTTTGTATTAACGTTTTCGAAAGTTGGTATTGTTTCAGCTGCTTCTGTTATTAATTTTGTTGTTTTAACTGCAGCTTTATCTGGTTGTAATAGTGGTATGTATAGTGGTGGTCGTATGTTGTATGTTTTGGCACAAAACAAACAATTACCTAGTTGGTTATTGAAATTAACTAATAATGGTGTTCCAGCACGTAGTATTTTTTTTACGATTTTATTTTTAATTATTGGTTCAAGTTTAAATTATATTATTCCAAATTCTGAAAAAGTATTTGTGTATGTTTATAGTGCTAGTGTATTACCAGGAATGGTTCCTTGGTTGGTATTATTAACAAGTCAAATTCGTTTTCGTAAATATAATAAAGAAAAACTTGTGAATCATAATTTCAAATCAATTTTATTTCCATGGGTTAATTATATTACATTATTTTTTTTAGTATGCGTTTTAATTGGAATGCTTATAAATCAAGATACTCGTTTATCTTTGATTATAGGAGCTTTATTTTTATTAGTTGTTTCAATAATTTATTTTTTAGTTAATAAATTAAATCGAATTCAAATAAAATAA